In Sporichthya polymorpha DSM 43042, a genomic segment contains:
- a CDS encoding C40 family peptidase: MSIADVQARMAAITAQFVSPLQTVASASASASTSTASGSTATTFAAALAEATNSTGATGAGSGAGSKATGTAAELIADAKRYLGVPYVWGGTNPAKGLDCSGLTQLVYGHVGIDLPRVSYQQAKEGTAVNGLANAKPGDLLAFDSPVDHVAIYLGDNKMIHAPRPGKVVEISDVYETPTHIRRLLPETAPVSNALPGGLPSGVANALATALPGGTANSLLAQYPALAAALGGSAS, translated from the coding sequence ATGAGCATCGCCGACGTGCAGGCCCGCATGGCGGCCATCACCGCGCAGTTCGTCTCGCCGCTGCAGACCGTCGCGTCGGCGTCGGCGTCGGCGTCGACGTCGACGGCGTCGGGCTCGACCGCGACCACCTTTGCCGCCGCGCTCGCCGAGGCGACCAACTCGACCGGGGCAACCGGCGCGGGTTCGGGGGCGGGTTCCAAGGCGACCGGCACGGCCGCCGAGCTCATCGCCGACGCGAAGCGCTACCTCGGCGTCCCCTACGTCTGGGGCGGCACCAACCCCGCCAAGGGACTGGACTGCTCCGGCCTGACCCAGCTGGTCTACGGCCACGTCGGCATCGACCTGCCCCGCGTCAGCTACCAGCAGGCGAAGGAGGGCACCGCCGTGAACGGGCTCGCCAATGCCAAGCCCGGCGACCTGCTCGCCTTCGACTCCCCCGTCGACCACGTGGCGATCTACCTCGGCGACAACAAGATGATCCACGCCCCCCGGCCCGGAAAGGTCGTCGAGATCTCCGACGTCTACGAGACCCCGACCCACATCCGCCGCCTGCTCCCCGAGACCGCTCCGGTCAGCAACGCCCTGCCGGGTGGGCTGCCGAGCGGAGTGGCGAACGCCCTGGCGACCGCGCTGCCGGGCGGGACGGCGAACTCACTGCTGGCCCAGTACCCGGCCCTGG
- a CDS encoding FliI/YscN family ATPase has protein sequence MFAADVLAAARPRATGLVTGVVGLVVDVVGVEAAVGELVMLGPDEIPAEVVAVRPATAEGSRLACMPLGSTNGIRAGHPARGTGSALTVGVGEALRGRVLDGLGSPIDGRPLPAGLERVPVEADAPHPLRRGRVNEPLSVGVRALDTLVPVGRGQRIGIFAGSGVGKSSLLSMITRGTEAAVTVVCLVGERGREVREFLENDLGPEGLARAVVVVATSDAPPMVRLRAPFVATRIAEHLRDSGQDVLLLMDSLTRLAYAQREVGLSAGEPPATRGYPPSVFALLPRLLERAGPGETGSITGIYTVLVDGDDHNEPVSDAARSILDGHVTLTRRLATAGHFPSIDVLESVSRVSGAVTTPEQRALATELRRLMAAHRDARDLIEIGAYVAGTNPVVDRARELAPAIDAFLRQDLHGQTSATEAWTALSALLGGAA, from the coding sequence ATGTTCGCTGCTGACGTCCTCGCCGCCGCGCGCCCGCGTGCGACCGGTCTGGTGACGGGTGTCGTCGGGCTGGTCGTCGACGTCGTCGGCGTCGAGGCCGCGGTCGGTGAGCTCGTGATGCTGGGGCCGGACGAGATCCCGGCGGAGGTCGTGGCGGTGCGCCCGGCGACCGCCGAGGGCAGCCGCCTCGCGTGCATGCCGCTGGGCTCGACGAACGGCATCCGCGCCGGACACCCCGCGCGGGGCACCGGCTCCGCGCTGACCGTCGGCGTCGGGGAGGCGCTGCGCGGTCGCGTGCTCGACGGCCTCGGCTCGCCGATCGACGGTCGGCCGCTGCCGGCCGGGCTCGAGCGCGTCCCCGTCGAGGCCGACGCCCCGCACCCGCTGCGGCGCGGCCGGGTGAACGAACCGCTGTCGGTCGGCGTCCGCGCCCTCGACACGCTGGTGCCCGTCGGCCGTGGTCAGCGCATCGGCATCTTCGCCGGGTCCGGCGTCGGTAAGTCCTCGCTGCTGTCGATGATCACGCGCGGCACCGAGGCGGCGGTGACCGTCGTGTGCCTGGTCGGCGAGCGTGGCCGTGAGGTCCGCGAGTTCCTGGAGAACGACCTGGGGCCCGAGGGCCTCGCGCGCGCCGTCGTGGTCGTCGCGACCTCGGACGCGCCGCCGATGGTGCGTCTGCGCGCGCCGTTCGTCGCGACGCGGATCGCCGAGCACCTGCGCGACTCCGGCCAGGACGTCCTGCTGCTGATGGACTCGCTGACCCGCCTGGCCTACGCCCAGCGCGAGGTCGGGCTCTCCGCCGGCGAGCCGCCGGCCACCCGCGGGTACCCGCCGTCGGTGTTCGCGCTGCTGCCGCGGCTGCTGGAGCGGGCGGGCCCGGGCGAGACCGGGTCGATCACCGGCATCTACACCGTCCTCGTCGACGGTGACGACCACAACGAGCCGGTCTCGGACGCAGCGCGGTCGATCCTCGACGGGCACGTCACCCTGACCCGGCGCCTCGCGACCGCCGGGCACTTCCCCAGCATCGACGTGCTGGAGTCGGTGTCCCGCGTCTCCGGCGCGGTGACGACGCCGGAGCAGCGCGCGCTCGCGACCGAACTGCGCCGGCTGATGGCCGCGCACCGCGACGCCCGCGACCTGATCGAGATCGGCGCCTACGTGGCCGGGACGAACCCGGTCGTCGACCGGGCGCGCGAGCTCGCCCCGGCGATCGACGCGTTCCTGCGCCAGGACCTGCACGGGCAGACCTCCGCCACCGAGGCGTGGACCGCGCTGTCCGCGCTGCTCGGGGGTGCGGCATGA
- a CDS encoding FliH/SctL family protein, translating into MTSSPELPSRLMRGTAAADLPAAPLEGLLDPLQRTALEELSAETRAAARAEGYAVGWAQGRRAADEAAREESARFATERAVAAERSDLELLNALRALTAAADSLEARAVVPAQELTDAIVRGAVELAESLLGRELTLATDPGLDAIRRALVLLPQNRSVTARLHPDDASATRAALASADLGREVLVVADPNVERGGAVVDCDATRVDAQLGPALERVRAVLGL; encoded by the coding sequence ATGACTTCGTCTCCTGAGCTTCCCTCCCGCCTGATGCGCGGGACCGCGGCGGCCGACCTGCCCGCGGCACCGCTGGAGGGACTGCTCGACCCCCTGCAACGCACGGCGCTCGAGGAGCTGTCCGCGGAGACGCGGGCCGCGGCGCGGGCCGAGGGCTACGCCGTCGGGTGGGCCCAGGGCCGGCGGGCCGCGGACGAGGCCGCCCGCGAGGAGTCCGCGCGGTTCGCCACCGAGCGTGCCGTGGCCGCCGAGCGGTCCGACCTCGAACTGCTGAACGCGCTGCGGGCGCTGACGGCGGCCGCTGACTCTCTCGAGGCTCGGGCCGTCGTGCCCGCGCAGGAGCTGACGGACGCGATCGTGCGCGGCGCCGTCGAGCTCGCGGAGAGCCTGCTCGGCCGGGAGCTGACGCTCGCGACCGACCCCGGTCTCGACGCGATCCGGCGAGCGCTGGTGCTGCTTCCGCAGAACCGGTCGGTCACCGCGCGACTGCATCCTGACGATGCGTCAGCGACACGCGCCGCGCTGGCCTCGGCCGACCTCGGTCGTGAGGTGCTCGTCGTCGCCGACCCGAACGTCGAGCGTGGCGGGGCGGTCGTCGACTGCGACGCCACCCGTGTCGACGCCCAGCTCGGACCGGCCCTGGAGCGCGTTCGGGCGGTGCTGGGGCTGTGA
- the fliG gene encoding flagellar motor switch protein FliG: MSELATLSGVTKAAILLMQVPRDDSARILAQMRDTEVEAVTAEIVRLQHVDSELADKVITEFREMAAARHVVLEGGVRYARDLLAGALGEEKADEVIGRISASMKEIPFEFLRRADPRQILSYLSDEHPQTIALVLAHMSADQASLVLGGLAPELQADVAHRIAVMDRTSPEIITSVEASLKRRLLSVLATSEFSEVGGISPLVDIISRADRSTEKLILEGLEGRDPDLADEIRSHMFMFKDIVGLDDRSVQLVLRQIDTSTLATALKGVSEDVKEKILKNISERAAENLLEEIDLLGPVRLRTVEEAQASIVQSIRSLEESGELVMRRESDDDFVS; encoded by the coding sequence GGCCACGCTGTCCGGCGTGACGAAGGCGGCCATCCTGCTGATGCAGGTGCCGCGGGACGACTCCGCGCGGATTCTGGCGCAGATGCGGGACACCGAGGTCGAGGCCGTGACGGCCGAGATCGTGCGCCTGCAGCACGTGGACTCCGAGCTCGCGGACAAGGTCATCACCGAGTTCCGCGAGATGGCGGCCGCGCGGCACGTCGTGCTGGAAGGTGGTGTCCGCTACGCACGCGACCTGCTCGCGGGCGCGCTCGGCGAGGAGAAGGCGGACGAGGTCATCGGCCGGATCTCCGCGTCGATGAAGGAGATCCCCTTCGAGTTCCTCCGCCGCGCGGACCCGCGGCAGATCCTGTCCTACCTCTCGGACGAGCACCCGCAGACGATCGCGCTCGTCCTGGCGCACATGAGCGCCGACCAGGCCTCCCTGGTGCTGGGCGGGCTCGCGCCGGAGCTGCAGGCCGACGTGGCGCACCGCATCGCGGTCATGGACCGGACGTCGCCGGAGATCATCACCTCGGTCGAGGCGTCGTTGAAGCGGCGCCTGCTCTCGGTGCTCGCGACCAGCGAGTTCTCCGAGGTCGGCGGCATCTCGCCGCTGGTGGACATCATCAGCCGCGCGGACCGCTCGACGGAGAAGCTGATCCTCGAAGGTCTGGAGGGGCGCGACCCCGACCTCGCGGACGAGATCCGCAGCCACATGTTCATGTTCAAGGACATCGTCGGCCTGGACGACCGGAGCGTTCAGCTGGTCCTCCGTCAGATCGACACCAGCACGCTCGCCACCGCGCTCAAGGGCGTCAGCGAGGACGTCAAGGAGAAGATCCTGAAGAACATCTCCGAACGGGCCGCCGAGAACCTCCTCGAGGAGATCGACCTGCTCGGTCCGGTGCGCCTGCGCACCGTGGAGGAGGCCCAGGCCTCGATCGTCCAGAGCATCCGTTCCCTCGAGGAGTCCGGCGAGCTCGTGATGCGACGGGAGTCCGACGATGACTTCGTCTCCTGA